From one Bacillota bacterium genomic stretch:
- a CDS encoding ZIP family metal transporter → MSNIWQAALLGTVAGCFGTGLGGLIISLLRTPKKRTLSFVLSFSGGVMLAVVFQDLIPEALEYGSLQILLYGLILGCGFIYLLDQLVPHAQVTSVGGQSKKTQRLIRTSILIGLGIALHNLPEGLAIGAGYAASERLGLGIALILALHDAPEGMAMAGPMKAAGLSPLRIIGTCAAAGLPTGLGALIGAYLGGVSEMFLSAALGFAAGAMLFLVFDELLPIAQELNEGNSATFGGLVGVVVGLLFLILL, encoded by the coding sequence ATGTCAAATATATGGCAGGCAGCGCTGTTAGGAACAGTGGCCGGTTGTTTTGGCACAGGTTTAGGTGGATTGATTATCAGTTTGCTGCGAACTCCGAAGAAAAGAACATTGAGTTTTGTCCTGTCTTTTTCGGGAGGAGTAATGCTGGCAGTTGTATTTCAGGATTTAATCCCGGAAGCATTGGAATACGGCAGCCTGCAGATACTTTTATACGGTCTTATCCTTGGATGTGGATTTATCTATCTCTTGGATCAGCTTGTCCCCCACGCGCAGGTAACCTCGGTGGGAGGACAGAGCAAAAAGACGCAGCGGCTGATCAGAACCAGCATCCTCATCGGTCTTGGAATTGCCCTCCACAACCTGCCGGAGGGTTTGGCAATCGGAGCTGGTTACGCAGCATCAGAACGCCTAGGACTCGGCATCGCTTTGATTCTGGCCCTGCACGATGCCCCGGAAGGAATGGCAATGGCGGGCCCGATGAAAGCTGCAGGACTCAGTCCATTGCGAATCATTGGAACCTGCGCCGCAGCTGGTCTGCCAACCGGTTTAGGAGCATTGATCGGCGCTTATTTAGGCGGCGTTTCGGAGATGTTCTTATCAGCAGCGCTGGGCTTTGCCGCTGGAGCCATGCTGTTTTTAGTCTTTGATGAACTGCTTCCCATCGCCCAAGAATTAAACGAAGGGAACTCCGCAACTTTTGGTGGATTGGTCGGAGTTGTGGTAGGATTATTATTCTTGATTCTGCTTTAA
- a CDS encoding alpha-glucosidase/alpha-galactosidase yields MKYEGSKVTDINLAYIGGGSRGWAWSFMSDLAVEESLSGTVRLYDIDKTAAKNNEIIGNRLYDRDDVKGKWKYQAVATLEEALTGADFVIISILPATFQEMWSDVHTPEKYGIYQTTGDTTGPGGIVRALRTIPMYEEIAENIKKYAPEAWVINYTNPMTLCVRTLYEVFPEIKAFGCCHEVFGTQNLLARAVEEYLGVERPRRDEIKVNVLGINHFTWLDKATYQGMDLMPLYADFVDKYYEEGYRDNQRVKFDLFKRYGLIAAAGDRHLVEFLPGKWYLKDKETIDHWKVRMVHVQSRIDGLKERMAKSERLVNNEEEFELKRSGEEGVRQIKAILGLGDLVTNVNLPNYGQTPDLPEGAVVETNALFSKDSVRPVQAGTMPIPVRNLVMQQVLNQETVLRAAINRDKELAFQAFINDPLVTIDLKEARALFEEMLENTKDYLPGYDI; encoded by the coding sequence TTGAAGTACGAAGGCAGTAAAGTAACGGATATTAATCTAGCGTATATCGGCGGCGGATCACGGGGCTGGGCTTGGAGCTTTATGAGCGATTTAGCTGTGGAAGAATCTTTATCGGGTACAGTCAGGCTTTATGATATCGATAAAACCGCTGCAAAGAATAATGAGATTATCGGCAACCGCCTTTATGATCGGGACGATGTCAAAGGCAAATGGAAGTATCAGGCAGTTGCTACTCTTGAAGAAGCCTTGACCGGAGCTGATTTTGTAATCATCTCAATTTTACCTGCTACTTTCCAGGAAATGTGGTCGGATGTTCACACTCCCGAAAAGTATGGAATTTACCAGACCACCGGCGATACTACCGGACCGGGAGGTATTGTCCGGGCACTCCGTACTATTCCAATGTATGAGGAAATTGCTGAGAATATTAAAAAGTATGCGCCGGAGGCTTGGGTTATTAATTACACTAATCCCATGACTCTCTGTGTGCGCACTTTATACGAAGTATTCCCGGAAATCAAAGCTTTTGGCTGCTGCCATGAGGTTTTCGGCACCCAAAACCTGCTTGCCCGCGCTGTAGAAGAGTATCTTGGTGTGGAAAGACCGAGAAGAGACGAAATCAAGGTTAATGTATTAGGAATCAATCACTTTACCTGGCTGGATAAAGCAACTTATCAGGGGATGGATCTAATGCCCCTTTACGCTGATTTTGTCGACAAATATTATGAAGAAGGCTACCGTGATAATCAGCGTGTGAAATTTGACTTGTTCAAACGCTATGGATTAATCGCGGCAGCCGGCGACCGCCATTTGGTTGAGTTTTTGCCGGGCAAATGGTATTTGAAAGATAAGGAAACAATTGATCACTGGAAAGTGCGTATGGTCCACGTGCAGTCCCGAATTGACGGACTGAAAGAGCGAATGGCTAAAAGTGAGCGCCTGGTGAATAATGAGGAAGAGTTTGAACTGAAGCGCTCCGGAGAAGAAGGTGTTCGCCAGATCAAAGCTATTTTAGGCTTGGGAGATCTGGTCACCAATGTAAACCTGCCCAATTATGGACAGACGCCGGATCTGCCGGAAGGCGCTGTTGTGGAGACCAACGCTTTATTCTCTAAAGACAGCGTTCGCCCGGTTCAGGCAGGAACAATGCCAATCCCCGTTCGCAATCTCGTGATGCAGCAGGTATTGAACCAGGAAACGGTGCTCCGAGCTGCAATTAATCGCGATAAAGAGCTTGCTTTCCAAGCTTTCATTAACGATCCGCTGGTTACCATTGACTTAAAAGAAGCAAGGGCTCTCTTTGAGGAAATGCTGGAAAATACCAAGGATTATCTCCCTGGTTATGATATCTAG